From Puntigrus tetrazona isolate hp1 chromosome 8, ASM1883169v1, whole genome shotgun sequence, the proteins below share one genomic window:
- the LOC122351072 gene encoding coiled-coil domain-containing protein 157-like, with protein sequence MAHLLGSQDCIDSLRRDLIDLQGALLDVFSKTGPVRFPSWKFPDKLSCNLDLVRLLEEYDYVDGDEEFSQHSHIVLQELLIDR encoded by the coding sequence aTGGCTCATTTGTTAGGTAGTCAGGACTGTATCGACAGTCTTCGCAGAGATCTTATTGATTTACAGGGAGCGCTTCTGGACGTATTTTCCAAGACTGGACCGGTCCGTTTTCCATCGTGGAAGTTTCCCGATAAACTATCATGTAACCTGGACTTAGTGAGGCTTTTAGAAGAGTATGATTATGTGGATGGCGATGAAGAATTCAGTCAGCACTCGCATATAGTCCTGCAAGAGTTGCTGATTGACAGGTAA
- the LOC122350732 gene encoding coiled-coil domain-containing protein 157-like, with the protein MTSIRETSTNSSASTPQHERVSAAGSCVSAHTVGCQTVESALLPCEACACVQAVMKESSDALVSLCQSLGLPCSMQGFLEAVEETQQLGRLSACDISQWASEQRRDLSRVGKHVLEVRETVEPLKKKLKETESERERLRKQLSEMAKREKEDRRKTEEEWERRMQEVKSKGEEAERRLKEEKEDLKKGVTLLADRNSELMAEVNSQTEVKQSLEFERTALQEEVHRLHSLETALREEEESRQNLEKELRSTQTLLSKESAKSHSLQRQHEALQVKQAALRKHLDVLVQQTEDLHSSLEECEDEKNDLANKLTQIIQEKDALQEQLTQQQSQCSLLSTEKQKKQTQITELEERASRLKEMLEEATQRERLLVAFPELNPQAAPQTTGDVMCDMEQQLKANSLRIRILQQENSTLSNSLERLRDKEEKQRSSDSGITEMDRSGEAPAMGTSDNSSTPSTACSRSSPSSALHHQTLRLSLHQDVEERYMNIRSTARSRSAGTRRRRK; encoded by the exons ATGACCAGCATCCGTGAAACCAGCACAAATAGCTCAGCTTCAACTCCCCAACACGAGAGAGTGTCCGCCGCAGGCTCCTGCGTGTCTGCTCACACCGTAGGCTGTCAGACCGTAGAGTCCGCCCTGCTGCCCTGTGAGGCCTGCGCTTGCGTTCAGGCGGTCATGAAGGAGAGCAGTGACGCTCTAGTGTCTTTGTGCCAGTCTCTGGGTTTGCCTTGCTCCATGCAGGGCTTCCTGGAAGCTGTGGAGGAAACGCAGCAGCTGGGCCGCTTGTCTGCGTGTGATATTTCCCAATGGGCAAGTGAGCAGCGTAGAGATTTGAGCCGCGTGGGAAAACACGTCCTCGAG GTGAGAGAAACTGTTGAGCCGCTGAAAAAGAAgctgaaagagacagagagtgagagagagaggctgagaAAACAGCTGTCAGAGATGGCCAAAAGAGAAAAGGAGGATAGGAGGAAGACGGAGGAGGAGTGGGAGCGCAGAATGCAGGAGGTGAAATCCAAGGGAGAGGAAGCAGAAAGGAGGCTGAAAGAGGAGAAGGAGGATTTAAAGAAAG GCGTGACATTGTTAGCAGACCGAAATTCTGAACTCATGGCAGAAGTGAATTCGCAAACAGAAGTAAAACAGAGTCTTG AATTTGAGAGGACTGCACTACAGGAGGAAGTTCATCGTCTGCATTCACTAGAGACCGCGTtaagagaggaagaggagagcaGGCAAAACCTGGAGAAGGAGCTCAGAAGTACACAGACTCTGCTGAGCAAAGAGAGTGCCAAGAGCCACAGTCTTCAACGCCAAcatgag GCGCTTCAAGTGAAACAGGCAGCTCTGCGTAAGCATCTGGACGTGCTGGTTCAGCAGACTGAAGATCTGCATAGCAGTCTGGAAGAATGTGAGGATGAAAAAAACGATCTTGCCAACAAACTCACACAGATCATTCAAGAAAAAGATGCACTTCAGGAGCAACTTACACAGCAGCAG TCCCAGTGTAGTTTGCTGAGTACTGAGAAACAGAAGAAGCAGACACAGATCACAGAACTGGAGGAGAGAGCGTCTCGACTGAAAGAGATGCTTGAAGAAGCCACCCAGAGAGAGAGGTTACTGGTGGCCTTTCCTGAGCTCAACCCACAAGCAGCACCCCAGA CTACAGGTGATGTGATGTGTGATATGGAGCAGCAGCTGAAGGCAAACTCATTGAGGATCAGGATCCTGCAGCAGGAGAACAGCACCCTGAGTAACAGTCTAGAAAGACTGAGGGACAAAGAGGAGAAACAAAGGTCTTCAGATTCTGGGATAACGGAGATGGACAGAAGCGGTGAAGCTCCAGCGATGGGAACCTCGGACAACTCTAGCACCCCGTCAACCGCCTGCTCTCGCTCCTCCCCTTCATCCGCTCTTCATCACCAGACTCTCCGCCTCTCTCTGCATCAAGATGTGGAAGAAAGGTACATGAACATCCGCAGCACTGCTCGCAGCCGGTCTGCAGGCACACGTCGCAGAAGGAAATGA